One part of the Halobacteria archaeon AArc-dxtr1 genome encodes these proteins:
- a CDS encoding transcription initiation factor IIB: MPPASPHTRVRGSEQRTTEEEAESEESDLACPECTGHLVVDDEHGETVCEDCGLVVEEDSVDRGPEWRAFDAAEKNKKSRVGAPTTNTMHDKGLSTNIDWRNKDAYGNSLGSRQREKMQRLRKWNERFRTRDSKERNLKQALGEIDRMASALGLPTNVRETASVIYRRALNEDLLPGRSIEGVSTACVYAAARQAGVPRSLDEIADVSRVEKNEIARTYRYVVRELGLEVQPADPESYVPRFASGLELSDEAEHRARSLLRNAKEKGVHSGKSPVGLAAAAVYAAALLTNEKTTQAAVSDVADISEVTIRNRYHELLEAEESLGVA, from the coding sequence ATGCCACCCGCATCACCACACACCAGAGTCCGAGGTAGCGAACAGCGAACAACCGAAGAGGAAGCAGAGAGCGAGGAAAGCGACCTTGCCTGCCCCGAGTGTACGGGCCACCTCGTCGTCGACGACGAGCACGGCGAGACCGTCTGTGAAGACTGCGGCCTCGTCGTCGAGGAAGATTCCGTCGACCGCGGCCCCGAGTGGCGCGCGTTCGACGCCGCCGAGAAGAACAAGAAGAGCCGCGTCGGCGCCCCGACGACGAACACGATGCACGACAAGGGGCTGTCGACCAACATCGACTGGCGCAACAAAGACGCCTACGGCAACTCACTGGGCTCGCGTCAGCGCGAGAAGATGCAGCGCCTGCGCAAGTGGAACGAGCGCTTCCGTACCCGCGACTCGAAAGAGCGTAATCTGAAGCAGGCCCTCGGCGAGATTGACCGGATGGCCTCCGCGCTTGGACTGCCGACGAACGTCCGCGAGACCGCGAGTGTGATCTACCGCCGCGCGCTGAACGAGGACCTCCTTCCCGGGCGCTCGATCGAGGGCGTCTCGACGGCCTGCGTCTACGCCGCTGCCCGTCAGGCTGGCGTCCCCCGCTCGCTCGACGAGATCGCCGACGTCAGCCGCGTCGAGAAAAACGAGATCGCTCGCACCTACCGCTACGTGGTACGCGAACTCGGCCTCGAAGTCCAGCCTGCCGACCCCGAGAGCTACGTCCCCCGCTTTGCCTCCGGTCTCGAACTCTCCGACGAGGCAGAACACCGCGCCCGCAGCCTCCTTCGCAACGCCAAGGAGAAGGGCGTTCACTCCGGCAAGTCGCCGGTCGGCCTCGCTGCCGCCGCGGTCTACGCTGCCGCCTTGCTCACCAACGAGAAGACCACCCAGGCCGCGGTCAGCGACGTCGCCGACATCTCCGAGGTCACGATCCGCAACCGCTACCACGAGCTGTTAGAGGCCGAAGAGTCCCTCGGCGTCGCCTGA
- a CDS encoding bis(5'-nucleosyl)-tetraphosphatase → MAVEATSAGAILFRDTRGRREYLLLKSRPGDWEFPKGGVEGEEELQQTAIREVKEEAGIDQFRLLDGFREDYSYVFEANGTTIHKTVHLFIAKSFEASAEISNEHRDLQWRDYEQAVNTVTQDGPRDILEEAHEYLDDLEAADEI, encoded by the coding sequence ATGGCAGTCGAAGCTACGAGCGCAGGCGCGATCCTCTTCCGCGACACGCGGGGCCGGCGCGAGTATCTTCTACTCAAGAGCCGCCCGGGCGACTGGGAGTTTCCAAAGGGCGGTGTCGAAGGAGAGGAAGAACTACAGCAGACGGCGATCCGCGAAGTAAAGGAAGAGGCAGGTATCGATCAGTTTAGACTTCTCGACGGCTTTCGCGAGGACTACAGTTACGTCTTCGAGGCAAACGGCACGACGATCCACAAGACCGTCCACCTCTTTATCGCGAAATCGTTCGAGGCCAGCGCCGAGATCTCGAACGAGCACAGAGACCTCCAGTGGCGCGACTACGAGCAGGCGGTAAACACCGTCACGCAGGACGGGCCGCGAGACATCTTGGAGGAGGCCCACGAGTACCTAGACGATCTCGAAGCCGCAGACGAGATCTAA
- a CDS encoding SPFH/Band 7/PHB domain protein, translating into MVPELLPLQVAEVGLLVGALVLVVVIAALLSAVEIVDAYEKRALTVFGEYRKLLEPGINIIPPFVSRTYRFDMRTQTLDVPRQEAITRDNSPVTADAVVYIKVMDAKKAFLEVDNYKKAVSNLAQTTLRAVLGDMELDDTLSKREEINARIRQELDEPTDEWGIRVESVEVREVNPSKDVQRAMEQQTSAERKRRAMILEAQGERRSAVEKAEGDKQSDIIRAQGEKQSQILEAQGDAISTVLRARSAESMGERAVIDMGMDTLKEIGQSESTTFVLPQELSSMLGRYGKHLTGSDVSEGESQLESLDFDDETRELIGLDDIAEIIGEIDEEAEMDLEELEQQAQAIKEGKDASTISNPDAVIEEMDQEFEGGRD; encoded by the coding sequence ATGGTTCCGGAGTTACTCCCGCTGCAAGTCGCCGAAGTCGGACTGCTAGTCGGTGCGCTGGTGCTCGTGGTCGTCATCGCGGCACTGTTAAGCGCCGTCGAGATCGTCGACGCCTACGAGAAACGAGCACTTACAGTGTTCGGGGAGTACCGAAAGCTCCTCGAACCCGGTATCAACATCATTCCGCCGTTCGTCTCTCGAACCTATCGGTTCGACATGCGAACCCAGACCTTAGACGTTCCGCGCCAGGAGGCGATCACCCGAGACAACTCGCCGGTGACCGCCGACGCCGTCGTCTACATCAAAGTGATGGACGCGAAGAAGGCGTTCTTAGAGGTCGACAACTACAAGAAGGCAGTTTCGAATCTGGCCCAGACGACGCTCCGAGCGGTGCTGGGTGATATGGAACTCGACGACACGCTCTCGAAGCGCGAAGAGATCAACGCACGCATCCGCCAGGAGTTAGACGAGCCCACCGACGAGTGGGGGATCCGCGTCGAGTCCGTCGAGGTCCGCGAGGTCAACCCCTCGAAGGACGTCCAGCGCGCGATGGAGCAACAGACCTCCGCAGAGCGAAAGCGCCGTGCCATGATTCTCGAGGCCCAGGGTGAACGGCGCAGTGCCGTCGAGAAGGCAGAGGGTGACAAACAGAGTGACATCATCCGCGCCCAGGGTGAGAAACAGAGCCAGATTCTCGAAGCACAGGGTGACGCCATCTCGACCGTCCTTCGTGCGCGGTCTGCAGAATCGATGGGCGAGCGAGCGGTGATCGATATGGGGATGGACACGCTCAAAGAGATCGGTCAGAGCGAGTCGACGACGTTCGTCCTCCCACAGGAGCTCTCCTCGATGCTCGGCCGGTACGGCAAGCACCTCACTGGCAGTGACGTCAGCGAGGGCGAAAGCCAGTTAGAGAGTCTCGACTTCGACGATGAAACGCGTGAGCTGATCGGTCTCGATGACATCGCCGAGATCATCGGCGAGATCGACGAAGAAGCCGAGATGGACTTAGAAGAGCTCGAGCAACAGGCGCAGGCGATCAAAGAGGGTAAAGATGCCTCGACGATCTCCAATCCGGACGCCGTTATCGAGGAGATGGATCAGGAGTTCGAAGGCGGCAGGGACTGA
- a CDS encoding type I 3-dehydroquinate dehydratase, which translates to MDFDSFVLAAATADLTEEPAAREHADAIEFRMDLADEPLAQLASYDGELPILATNRASWEGGEWEGDDAERLAALSEATAHGAVTAIDVELAAVQDGSADAVLETARDRSVSVVASAHDFEGTPGRESLVRTLEAGAERADVGKLAVTATSRADALAVLTATHEAATEGLTVATMAMGAPGSHTRAVAPVYGSKIGYAPVDPDAATAPGQYDLETLATLVDALE; encoded by the coding sequence ATGGACTTCGACTCGTTCGTGCTGGCAGCGGCGACCGCAGATCTGACCGAGGAGCCGGCTGCCCGCGAGCACGCAGACGCCATCGAATTTCGTATGGACCTGGCCGACGAGCCCCTCGCTCAGCTCGCGAGCTACGACGGCGAGTTGCCGATCCTCGCGACCAACCGCGCGTCTTGGGAGGGCGGCGAGTGGGAGGGCGACGACGCCGAGCGCCTCGCGGCGCTCTCGGAGGCGACTGCCCACGGAGCCGTCACAGCGATCGACGTCGAACTCGCTGCGGTGCAGGATGGCTCGGCTGATGCGGTTCTCGAGACCGCCCGCGACCGGAGCGTCTCGGTCGTCGCCTCGGCTCACGACTTCGAGGGGACACCCGGCCGCGAGTCACTGGTTCGAACGCTCGAGGCGGGCGCGGAACGTGCGGACGTCGGCAAACTCGCGGTGACGGCCACCTCGCGCGCGGACGCTCTCGCGGTGCTTACTGCGACTCACGAGGCCGCCACCGAGGGACTGACGGTCGCGACGATGGCGATGGGAGCCCCAGGCAGCCACACGCGGGCGGTAGCACCCGTCTACGGCTCGAAAATCGGCTACGCGCCGGTCGATCCCGACGCCGCAACCGCACCCGGGCAGTACGATCTAGAGACGCTCGCAACGCTAGTCGACGCGCTTGAGTGA
- a CDS encoding PUA domain containing protein has product MSDSPGSHDADTLRTIADYQFGAGAGRALFPPAEPLTIRRTTSGRPQQVHGDDGRLVSFGTDGRFTLGLAGGRRLDAALPEPGYRVVVDDESEPFVRDEKNVFAKFVCDVDGAIRPGDEVLVVHEDGGLLAVGRAELSADAIDAFDTGMAVWVREGAPAGT; this is encoded by the coding sequence ATGAGCGACTCTCCCGGGAGCCACGACGCCGACACGCTCCGGACGATTGCGGACTACCAGTTCGGTGCCGGCGCCGGGCGTGCCCTCTTTCCACCCGCGGAACCGCTGACGATCAGGCGGACTACCTCCGGTCGACCACAGCAGGTCCACGGCGACGACGGCCGACTCGTCTCCTTTGGCACCGACGGCCGGTTCACGCTCGGACTGGCCGGCGGTCGCCGCCTCGACGCTGCACTCCCCGAGCCCGGCTACCGGGTCGTCGTTGACGACGAGAGTGAGCCGTTCGTCCGCGACGAAAAGAACGTCTTCGCGAAGTTCGTCTGCGACGTCGACGGGGCGATCCGGCCGGGCGATGAGGTTCTCGTCGTCCACGAGGATGGCGGACTGCTCGCAGTAGGTCGCGCAGAGCTAAGCGCCGACGCCATCGATGCCTTCGACACCGGAATGGCCGTCTGGGTTCGCGAGGGCGCTCCCGCCGGGACGTAA
- a CDS encoding geranylgeranyl reductase family protein — MSTQEQSTNATTTAAGAPDVVVVGAGTAGCYAAATVAQAGYDVVVLERKSAEEAGHIACGDALKGADAFPDAIPKSQLEPAFTNTGVDHGRFEIPQEDTVLEIPVPGELAVIDRWEYGRLIIEGAEQAGVRFEYDTVVQDVLQNDDGRVVGVQATKKGTPQTYEAEIVVDGAGSLSVLQDTVDFSTSTFDTNVTYSQFCSAYREIVHVDEPVEWSDALVFKPTERAAGYLWYFPRTETEINAGLGFQMTEEPMKLVEDLKRDLRDRPEFAGARVEDKLGAALPTRRPYDSAVHPGFVAVGDAAGHVNPTTGGGIAGAAYAGKYAADQAIEALETGQYGEDVLWKYNERVMDHFGARYAALDVYNILSTAVDVDDLMGLLAAMPGDKLADALYSGSTDIGLKLKLEALVKSRGHWGTIWNLYQTKRRADELLSHYETYPSSPDGFDAWQRRRDELMEDVYETTGADPKY; from the coding sequence ATGAGTACGCAGGAGCAGTCAACCAACGCGACGACGACCGCAGCGGGTGCGCCGGACGTGGTCGTCGTCGGAGCCGGAACCGCCGGCTGTTACGCCGCGGCGACCGTCGCCCAGGCCGGATACGACGTCGTCGTCCTGGAGCGCAAGTCGGCCGAAGAGGCGGGCCACATCGCCTGTGGCGACGCCCTGAAGGGAGCCGACGCCTTCCCGGACGCCATCCCGAAATCCCAGCTGGAGCCCGCCTTTACGAACACGGGCGTTGACCATGGCCGATTCGAGATCCCCCAGGAGGACACCGTCCTCGAGATTCCGGTGCCGGGCGAACTCGCGGTGATCGACCGCTGGGAGTACGGCCGACTGATCATCGAGGGCGCAGAGCAGGCAGGCGTGCGCTTCGAGTATGACACCGTCGTCCAGGACGTCCTCCAGAACGACGACGGCCGCGTCGTCGGCGTCCAGGCGACAAAAAAGGGAACGCCCCAAACCTACGAGGCCGAGATCGTCGTCGACGGCGCCGGCTCGCTGTCGGTCCTGCAAGACACGGTCGACTTCTCTACGTCCACGTTCGACACCAACGTCACCTACTCGCAGTTCTGCTCGGCCTACCGAGAGATCGTCCACGTCGACGAGCCCGTCGAGTGGTCGGACGCACTCGTGTTCAAGCCGACCGAACGAGCCGCGGGCTACCTCTGGTACTTCCCGCGCACCGAAACCGAGATCAACGCCGGTCTGGGCTTCCAGATGACCGAAGAGCCGATGAAACTCGTCGAGGATCTAAAACGGGACCTCCGGGACCGACCCGAGTTCGCGGGCGCCCGCGTCGAGGATAAACTCGGCGCCGCCCTCCCGACCCGTCGGCCCTACGACTCGGCGGTCCACCCCGGGTTCGTCGCGGTCGGCGACGCCGCCGGCCACGTCAACCCCACGACAGGCGGCGGTATCGCCGGCGCGGCGTACGCTGGCAAGTACGCCGCGGACCAGGCGATCGAGGCCCTCGAAACCGGCCAGTACGGCGAGGACGTCCTCTGGAAGTACAACGAGCGCGTGATGGACCACTTCGGCGCCCGTTACGCCGCCTTAGACGTCTACAATATCCTCTCGACAGCGGTCGACGTCGACGACCTGATGGGACTGCTGGCGGCGATGCCTGGCGACAAGCTCGCCGACGCGCTGTACTCCGGCAGCACGGATATCGGCCTCAAGCTCAAACTCGAGGCGTTGGTGAAGAGCCGCGGCCACTGGGGCACCATCTGGAACCTCTACCAGACGAAACGGCGCGCAGACGAGTTGCTTTCCCACTACGAGACGTATCCGTCGAGCCCTGATGGCTTCGACGCCTGGCAGCGCCGCCGGGACGAGCTGATGGAGGACGTCTACGAGACGACAGGCGCCGATCCGAAATACTAG
- a CDS encoding NfeD family protein, with translation MVESLLANVPLLLLAAGLVLMAMEAVSPGAHLIVIGVALAGAGLFGLLLGPILGGTALILALAAMTLVIGGAASWVYREFDFYGGKGTAQTSDSNSLAGATGYVTKTVTARGGEVKLDAGGFSPYYTARTTSGEIEAGEEIIVLDPGGGNVLTVEALGAIESDEIDRALARGATEADQDETTTDTDDEPETDEELETDR, from the coding sequence ATGGTCGAATCTCTCTTGGCGAACGTGCCGCTGCTGTTGCTCGCAGCGGGGCTCGTGCTGATGGCGATGGAAGCCGTCTCTCCGGGTGCCCACCTCATCGTGATCGGCGTGGCACTGGCGGGCGCTGGCCTCTTCGGGCTGTTGCTCGGTCCCATCCTCGGCGGGACGGCGCTGATTCTCGCCCTCGCGGCGATGACGCTGGTCATTGGCGGCGCGGCGTCGTGGGTCTACCGCGAGTTCGACTTCTACGGCGGGAAGGGGACGGCACAGACCTCAGATTCGAATTCGCTGGCCGGTGCGACCGGATATGTGACAAAGACTGTGACCGCTCGCGGCGGCGAGGTCAAACTCGACGCCGGTGGGTTCTCACCGTACTACACGGCGCGGACGACCAGCGGCGAGATCGAAGCCGGCGAGGAGATCATCGTACTCGACCCCGGTGGGGGGAACGTCCTGACCGTCGAGGCACTCGGCGCCATCGAGTCCGACGAGATCGACCGCGCGCTAGCCCGGGGTGCGACAGAGGCTGATCAGGACGAGACGACCACAGATACCGACGACGAACCCGAGACTGACGAGGAACTCGAAACCGACCGATAG
- a CDS encoding NYN domain-containing protein, with translation MTDIHPNQRVAVLADSQNLYHTAQSIYSRNIDYSDLLSEAVDGRQLTRAIAYVIRADATDEESFFDALIDIGFETKIKDIKTFADGSKKADWDVGMSLDAVTLANHIDTLVLCTGDGDFSRLCSHLRHEGVRVEVMAFESSTAEELIEAADAFTDLGEDPDTFLL, from the coding sequence ATGACCGACATTCATCCGAATCAGCGCGTGGCGGTTCTTGCGGACTCCCAGAATCTCTATCATACCGCCCAAAGCATCTATAGCCGAAATATCGATTACTCAGATCTCCTCTCGGAGGCCGTCGACGGGCGCCAACTCACCCGTGCGATCGCCTACGTCATCCGAGCCGACGCCACCGACGAGGAGAGCTTCTTCGACGCGCTGATCGATATCGGCTTCGAGACGAAGATCAAGGACATCAAGACGTTCGCCGACGGCTCGAAGAAGGCCGACTGGGACGTCGGGATGAGCTTAGACGCGGTGACGCTTGCGAACCATATCGACACGCTCGTGCTCTGTACCGGCGACGGCGACTTCTCGCGGCTCTGTTCGCACCTGCGCCACGAAGGCGTCCGCGTCGAGGTGATGGCCTTCGAGTCCTCGACCGCCGAGGAGTTGATCGAGGCCGCCGACGCGTTTACCGATCTCGGCGAGGATCCCGACACCTTCCTCCTGTAA
- a CDS encoding winged helix-turn-helix transcriptional regulator — MAPSERVDERKRSTLRRFAAVGAAAPLANFSDSAVAESGESNARDAITGYLSTTPGAHFSKVRDDLQLGTGETQHHLRRLEEQGTIEAYSDGDYKRFVLANRFDNFEKNALGYLRRATPRGMVIELLRDPDASAGDLADALDVSPPTVSKYAGELEEAGLLSREDGYAVERPETVLLLLVRHADSFGSHARTFAREANELLTYDG; from the coding sequence ATGGCACCGTCCGAGAGGGTCGACGAGCGGAAACGATCGACCCTACGAAGGTTCGCCGCCGTTGGCGCCGCCGCGCCGCTGGCGAACTTTTCAGATTCTGCTGTGGCGGAATCCGGCGAGAGTAACGCCCGAGACGCGATCACGGGCTACCTTTCGACGACTCCCGGCGCACACTTCTCGAAGGTCAGAGACGATCTCCAGCTGGGGACCGGTGAGACTCAACACCATCTTCGACGTCTCGAAGAACAGGGTACCATCGAGGCCTACAGCGACGGTGATTACAAGCGCTTTGTCCTCGCGAACCGCTTCGATAACTTCGAGAAGAACGCGCTTGGATACCTCCGCCGAGCAACGCCACGCGGAATGGTGATCGAACTCCTTCGGGATCCCGACGCCAGCGCCGGCGACCTGGCTGACGCACTCGACGTCTCGCCGCCCACGGTGAGCAAGTACGCTGGCGAACTCGAGGAGGCGGGCTTACTCTCCCGGGAAGACGGGTACGCCGTCGAGCGGCCGGAGACCGTTCTCCTCTTGCTCGTCCGACATGCCGACTCGTTCGGTAGCCACGCCCGGACGTTCGCCCGGGAGGCGAACGAACTGCTCACCTACGACGGGTAG
- the yjjX gene encoding inosine/xanthosine triphosphatase, whose amino-acid sequence MHVAVGSTNPVKVTAVADALESSDPTTVPVAVDSGVSEQPTSVAETVRGARTRAKRALESVADANFGVGLEGGVAEYEGADGLFLIMWASATDGDRVEVGGGPSLRLPEPVVRRLEAGAELGPVMDALLGTEGIAEREGAAGVLTGGRVDRAGALETAVTCAFGPFLTDHYRQ is encoded by the coding sequence ATGCACGTCGCAGTCGGGAGTACGAACCCCGTGAAAGTCACAGCCGTCGCCGACGCCCTCGAGTCGTCCGATCCGACGACTGTACCGGTCGCGGTCGATTCGGGTGTCTCCGAACAACCGACGTCGGTCGCGGAAACGGTCAGGGGGGCACGGACGCGCGCCAAACGAGCCCTCGAGAGCGTCGCGGACGCGAACTTCGGCGTCGGGCTCGAGGGTGGGGTCGCAGAGTACGAGGGCGCCGATGGCCTCTTTTTGATCATGTGGGCGAGTGCGACCGATGGAGACCGCGTCGAAGTTGGCGGGGGACCGTCACTTCGACTTCCAGAACCCGTCGTCCGCCGCCTCGAAGCGGGGGCAGAACTCGGGCCTGTCATGGACGCACTGCTCGGTACGGAGGGGATCGCCGAGCGCGAGGGTGCCGCAGGTGTCCTGACCGGCGGTCGCGTAGACCGGGCCGGCGCCCTCGAGACCGCAGTCACATGTGCGTTCGGACCCTTCCTGACCGACCACTACCGTCAGTGA
- a CDS encoding amidohydrolase produces MDETLISLRRDLHRRPEPAWCEFYTTARIVAELERLDVDGLFVGPDALATDHRLAVPDESELDAWYEQASRYDVDRDVLTRLEGGYTGAIAGIERGEGPTIGLRVDIDALPRPESADSDHRPAAEGFRSEHEGAMHACGHDAHATIGVGVLREIVESDFSGTFTVFFQPAEEVIGGGKAMAKSEHLTDVDHLFAVHVGLDHPTGEVVAGIDGFLAVAHLEATFTGESAHAGGHPEQGRNANQALATAVTNLHGIPRHADGATRINVGVVEGGSAPNVIAEEARLVAEVRGETTALKDHVERHARRIIRSAAEMHDCEVEIETGAEAPSATSDDDLARTVADVASDVDGVDSVLERSELGGSEDATFLMREVQQNGGNACYVGIGTDHPGGHHTATFDVDEESIRHGVEVLSGAIERVGAGRS; encoded by the coding sequence ATGGACGAGACGCTCATTTCGCTGCGACGCGACCTCCACCGGCGGCCCGAACCCGCCTGGTGTGAGTTCTACACGACGGCGCGGATCGTCGCCGAACTCGAGCGACTCGACGTGGACGGACTCTTCGTTGGCCCGGACGCGCTCGCAACCGATCATCGGCTCGCCGTTCCCGACGAGTCGGAGCTGGACGCGTGGTACGAGCAGGCGAGTAGATACGACGTCGACAGGGACGTACTCACCCGGCTCGAGGGAGGGTACACGGGTGCTATCGCCGGTATCGAACGCGGTGAGGGACCAACGATCGGACTACGCGTCGACATCGACGCCCTCCCACGCCCGGAGTCAGCCGATTCCGACCACCGTCCGGCGGCTGAGGGGTTCCGGTCCGAACACGAGGGCGCGATGCATGCCTGTGGGCACGACGCCCACGCGACTATCGGTGTCGGTGTACTCCGTGAGATTGTCGAGAGTGACTTTTCGGGGACGTTCACAGTGTTCTTCCAGCCCGCAGAGGAGGTTATCGGCGGCGGCAAGGCGATGGCGAAAAGCGAGCACTTGACCGACGTCGACCACCTGTTCGCGGTCCACGTCGGCCTCGACCACCCAACCGGCGAGGTCGTCGCTGGCATCGACGGCTTCCTCGCCGTCGCCCACCTCGAGGCGACGTTCACGGGCGAGTCCGCTCACGCCGGCGGCCATCCCGAGCAGGGGCGCAACGCCAACCAGGCACTCGCCACGGCGGTGACGAACCTTCATGGCATCCCGCGCCATGCCGACGGCGCCACCCGGATCAACGTCGGCGTCGTCGAGGGCGGCTCGGCCCCCAACGTGATCGCCGAGGAGGCCCGACTCGTCGCGGAGGTACGCGGCGAAACGACAGCTCTCAAAGACCACGTCGAGCGCCACGCCCGCCGGATCATCCGATCGGCCGCCGAAATGCACGACTGCGAGGTCGAAATCGAAACTGGCGCGGAGGCGCCGAGTGCGACGAGCGACGACGACCTCGCCCGGACCGTCGCTGACGTCGCAAGCGACGTCGACGGCGTCGACAGCGTTCTCGAGCGCTCCGAACTCGGTGGCAGCGAGGACGCAACATTCCTCATGCGCGAGGTACAGCAAAACGGCGGCAACGCCTGTTACGTCGGCATCGGCACGGATCACCCAGGTGGGCACCACACCGCGACGTTCGACGTCGACGAAGAGAGCATCCGCCACGGCGTGGAGGTCCTCTCGGGAGCGATCGAGCGGGTTGGGGCGGGGCGGTCGTAG